A portion of the Stigmatella aurantiaca DW4/3-1 genome contains these proteins:
- a CDS encoding inorganic phosphate transporter produces MLLSAVIFIVAVALVFDFINGFHDAANSIATVVSTRVLSPNLAVAWAAFFNFIAAFGGGVQVANTVGKGIIDFEMLRAAGPSAVLMVIFSALMGAIVWNLLTWWWGLPSSSSHALAGGMIGATVPVLGFQGLVGSGIAKIAAFIVLSPMIGLVLGTAMMLGSIWTVRKQTPLRVDAWFRRLQLVSSAIFSFSHGTNDAQKVMGIIAVVLFGTIWKDRPFHIDWWMIISCHTAIALGTFFGGWRIVRTMGHSLTKLAPIGGFCAETGGGVTIIALAKLGIPVSTTHTITGAIVGVGTTKGWQAVRWGTAGRIIWAWVFTIPAAALVAVMVYGITKLVVGLVG; encoded by the coding sequence ATGCTGCTCTCCGCTGTCATCTTCATCGTCGCGGTCGCGCTCGTCTTCGACTTCATCAATGGCTTCCACGACGCGGCGAACTCCATCGCCACGGTGGTGTCCACGCGCGTGCTGTCGCCGAACCTCGCGGTCGCCTGGGCGGCATTCTTCAACTTCATCGCGGCCTTTGGTGGGGGCGTGCAGGTCGCCAACACGGTGGGCAAGGGCATCATCGACTTCGAGATGTTGCGCGCGGCGGGGCCCTCGGCGGTGCTGATGGTCATCTTCTCGGCGCTGATGGGCGCCATCGTGTGGAACCTGCTGACGTGGTGGTGGGGGTTGCCGTCCTCGTCGTCCCACGCGCTGGCGGGGGGCATGATTGGCGCCACGGTGCCGGTGCTGGGGTTCCAGGGGCTGGTGGGCTCGGGGATCGCGAAGATCGCCGCCTTCATCGTGCTCTCGCCGATGATCGGCCTGGTGTTGGGCACGGCGATGATGCTGGGGAGCATCTGGACGGTGCGCAAGCAGACCCCGCTGAGGGTGGACGCGTGGTTCCGGCGGCTGCAACTCGTGTCGTCGGCCATCTTCTCCTTCAGCCACGGGACGAACGACGCGCAGAAGGTGATGGGCATCATCGCGGTGGTGCTCTTTGGCACCATCTGGAAGGACCGGCCGTTCCACATCGACTGGTGGATGATCATCTCGTGCCACACGGCGATCGCGCTGGGGACGTTCTTTGGCGGGTGGCGGATCGTCCGGACGATGGGCCACAGCCTGACGAAGCTGGCGCCGATCGGCGGCTTCTGCGCGGAGACGGGCGGAGGCGTCACCATTATCGCGTTGGCGAAGCTGGGCATTCCGGTGTCCACGACGCACACGATCACGGGAGCCATCGTGGGTGTGGGAACGACCAAGGGGTGGCAGGCGGTGCGATGGGGCACGGCCGGACGCATCATCTGGGCGTGGGTGTTCACCATCCCCGCGGCGGCGCTGGTGGCGGTGATGGTCTACGGAATCACCAAGCTGGTGGTGGGACTCGTGGGGTAG